Part of the Vigna unguiculata cultivar IT97K-499-35 chromosome 3, ASM411807v1, whole genome shotgun sequence genome, GAAaactacaaaagaaaaaacGGGTTTTGATCCCTCAAACCCGCTTTTCCAATTCAAGTACTAAGAGGATGCTTATTTTCTTTCGTGATCGTTGCCATAAAAAGTTCCCCAACAGCAGCAACGATAACCGAATCACACTCACATAAAGAACCACCTAAACCTTCCTCACGGAAGTGTAATCTAGATTGCCGATCTGGGTCCAGATCCGGATCCGGATTCGGATTCAGATTCAGCGCGCTCCGAAGCTAGCCGGGCCTGTTCCAAGCTATAGCGGCAGTGGTTCCTGACCGCCCAAAGCTGGTAGGGGGAGGTGTCGAGAGCGAGCCACTGCTCCACCTCGAACTGTTCCTGAGAACAGGGTTTGTGGGGCCCAGTGGAGGTGACTTCGACGTAGTTAAGGTACCAGCCGTGGTGCGAACCGGATCCGTCAGAGGTAACGTTGACGGCACAAACGGGTCCTTCAAGACATGGTGCCTTTCCGCTGAAGATGTCGAGGTTGCCGCGCTCGAAGTAGTTGTAATCCTTTCCCATCAAACCGCCCCACGCTTCGAGGTTTTTAATGTAGATGTAGTAGCCGAACTTGTCGTACAACTTGATCCCGATCTTGGAGTCCGTTCCGCCCTTAACCACCGATCCGGTTCTAACGTACGCCGTGTACACGCAGTCGTCATCCTGCATTCAATTCAACTTCCGAGCTGAGTAACAGCGAGGCAGAGATTAACGAGATAttgaaaattatgaataattgcAGCGTTTTGTTTTGTCTTACCGATCTAACGGTTCCTGCGATGCAGAGTGAAAGGAGGAAgaggagggagagagagagtgtTGAAGGTGCCATTTTTGCGTTCCTTGGAGCGCTGAAGAAGAAGGTGTTGCCATTGGTAGTGATTTATAGAGGGGGCCGCGAGGAACATGCTTCCGCTTTCTCTCCCTTAGGATATTATTAAAATAGCATCCCATCATTacattacattttatataaaataaaattaataaccttttccttctatttttttttttttactttgttacATTTGATCTTTCTATTAATAAAATGGTTGAATTAAAGTTCTATGAAAGGGTTGGATAAagttttaatcatgtttcttaATTTGGAAAAAGTATTACCATCACTATTTCATtctaaaattattgttattaattttataatttatcattaGAAGATTTATGACTCTTGaattaaagttatgaatatttttaattgcaaacgattttatatgtatttgaattaaaagttcTCGCATCCTTATATTTTacgaaatttaaatatttaaatcaatctTTCTTAAAGTTTAGTTTACGAGCTTATTGACATAACATTATTATAATCAatcaatacatttaaaatattgtttcttTTGGAGATTGAAACTTTgtcataattttttcattaaaaaatatttcagaaTGTTGAAGGAGAAGTGTGTATTTAAATTGTCCTTATATTCGATTCTTAAGTGAGGTAAAACCATTAAATGTACCGAAGAGGAATGAAGATTCATCTCCATATGAAGGGCCAAGAGAAATCACTTTCATTTTTCATGGACAATGCTAATATTTAATTTCCCAGTCTGATGAAATAACATCGTTAGGATCAATAATTGCATCTAAGGTATTATTTGCTTTGAAGTCTGAAGCTATGTCAAAGTTTTGTCCTAAAAAATGTGTCTCAGAATATTAGAGGAGGGATGTATTTAAACTGTCTATTCTTATCGAAATTCAGAATCTAGGTCTTTAAACAGGTGGTAAGATCAAAACATTGATTCTGATGATCTTAATGGCTTGAATGTTTTCGATAACTATAACAAAGGGTAAGATCCATTGCAAAAAACAACTCTTATGGATACTTAAGTCAATAAGAGAGTTTAGAATAAGTATATAAGAGAGTTTGAAAATGTAATTGTACTCATTAAATAAATGCCATGTATTTATAAGATTTGTATGctcttaaaatttgttataaaataaaagataataaaaacttaccaTATACATGATAAAGTAGcgtgataataatatattatttaatcaaattaaccatatattattttatatggaattatcaaaaaaattgaaatttaaatttgtcactaattaattaaaaatcaatttatatactaatttctttaatatttcgaTATCAATAatctttagtttaaaaattagtatttaaattagtcattataataattaattacttttcatttctaaaactatatttaataattttcttgtagtaatcTTACATACTCTATTAATATATGATAACTGAATCAACAAATACctctattaataatatttaaataatgctAAAACATTCTGAATCATGTTTTTACTACTTATtggatcatatatatatatatatatatatatatatatatatatatatatatatatatatataagttttgtaatttttaataaattaaaccgaccaaaaggaagaaaaatataaataagtaaaataaatttgatctcttgaaatttaaattgatttgtaagaaataaatattcattcttaatttatttaaagagttcaatttaaaaatttaacttacttatttaaaaattaaattatttgtctgatttgtttataataattatttttaatgctttaaatatttttaaatattttttaatctttatcagTGTagcatttaataataattttaacactAGAAAGAGTTATTtactaaatagaaaaaaaatgaagttcaagttttagaaaaatagttatttactaattataaatttttagttcaaatttattaa contains:
- the LOC114176182 gene encoding PLAT domain-containing protein 3-like yields the protein MAPSTLSLSLLFLLSLCIAGTVRSDDDCVYTAYVRTGSVVKGGTDSKIGIKLYDKFGYYIYIKNLEAWGGLMGKDYNYFERGNLDIFSGKAPCLEGPVCAVNVTSDGSGSHHGWYLNYVEVTSTGPHKPCSQEQFEVEQWLALDTSPYQLWAVRNHCRYSLEQARLASERAESESESGSGSGPRSAI